GCTGAGCCCCCTTCGTCCGAGCCCAGTGCTCCACTTCGGGACGCTCCTGGGGCGAGAAGCGGCGGGAGAAGCCGATGCCCTGGATGCCCGGGTATTGGATCTGCACCCGCAGGAGCTGGACGAACTCGGAGAACTCGGTTGGCGTCACGTCGTGCTGGGTGGCGAACAGGCCCTCGGTGCCCTCGAGCAGCGCGACATAGGTATCCAGCCGGCGCTGGATGCGGTCGGACGCCGCCTGCACCAGGTTCTCGAAGCGCGCCTCGTCCCTTGCCCGCACGTTGGCCTTCAGCAGCAGGCTCACACCGCACGTGAGCAGCAGGGACAGGGCGAACACGGCCCAGGGCATGAGGTGGCGAGGGAGCCGGCGCAGGACGGGATGGCGAAGGAGTTTCTTCACGAGTGGGCGAGTGGAGAACGCACCAGCGGAGCCCTCTCCATCCTCGCCCGCTGGTGAACGCCCCTCTGCCCTCCCGGGCGGTCTCGTTGCTCGCGCTCCAGGGGGTCCCTAGCTTGTTCGGGTCGGGTCGCTTGGGACGGCACACCGACGTGGGCTGCCCGGTGGGGAGGACTGGGGGATGTCATGCCAGACAACACCGGTCGGAACGAAGGCAGAGATTCCCTGGACATCGGGTTCGAGGACTCGGACTTCGGCGACGAGCTGGCGCGGGCCGTCGCCGGTGGCCCCTCCCTGTTGCGCCTCCCGACGCAGGGCGAGCAGTTGGGAGGACCGGACGGCCGTCGCTTCCAGATTCTCGAGCAGCTGGGCGGCGGCTCCATGGGCCGGGTGTTCCGTGCCTGGGACACGCGGCTGAGACGCGAGGTGGCGCTCAAGTTCCTGCTCCCCCGCTCCCACCTGGGGGATGAGGAGCTCGCCTCGATGCTGCAGCAGGAGGCCCGTGCCATCGCGCAGCTCGCCCACGCCAACATCGTCCGCCTCTTCGACACCTCCGAGTGGACCGGCGCACCCTGGGAGCCGCGCATCCCCTTCCTCATCATGGAGTGTCTGGAGGGAGAGTCGCTCTCGTCGGTGCTGCGGCGGGAACAGCGGTTGGAGCCCCGGCGCGCCCTGGAGATCATGTCTGGCATCGCCGACGGGCTGGCCCACGCCCACGAGCACCACGTCATCCACCGCGACATGAAGCCGAGCAATGTCTTCCTCACCCGGCAGGGTGAGGTGAAGCTGCTCGATTTCGGCCTGGCATGGTTGCTGGAAGAGGGGGCCGCTCCAGGCTTCCTCGACCTGCCCAGCGCTGGCACGCCGGCCTACATGGCGCCAGAACAGTGGCGGAGCGAGCACCAGGACGAGCGCACCGACATCTGGTCCGCCGGAGTCGTGCTGTACGAGATGCTCACCGGCACCCTCCCCTACCCGACCACCACCATCCCCGAGTTGCGTGCGCGGGTGCTCTCCGACGAGCCCATCCCACCCGCGCGCGAGCACCGCCCGGAGCTGCCCCGGGAGGTGGAGCCCCTGCTGGCCACGCTGCTGGCCAAGGCCCCCGAGCGGCGCTACCAGACGGCGCAGGAGCTCGTGGAGGAGCTGCGCGAGCTGACCGAGCGGCTCGGCTACCACGGAAGGAGACCGCGCACCGTGGCCGCCGAGCGCCGGCAGGTGACGCTCGTGTCCTGTCAGTTGAGCGGACTGGCCGGGCTGGCGGAAGCGCTGGACACCGAGGGGATGGGCGAGTTGGAGGATGCCTTCCAACAGCGATGCGCGGAGCTCGTCCAGCTGCGGGGCGGCTCCATCGCCCTGTACCTCGGTGACGAGGTGCTGGCCTGCTTCGGCTACCCGGTGGCGCGCGAGGAGGACTCGGAGCACGCCGTCCAGGTGGGACTGGTCCTGGTGCGGGACATCCCCGCGTTCCTTCAGCGTAAGCTGCCGCAACTGCCTCCGGGCGTCCTGGCCCCGCGGGTGGGCATCCACACGGACCAGATGACGCTGGGCGAGCATCCCCGGGAGCAGGGAGGCCAGGCGCTGCTCCTCCAGGGCGAGGCCCCGAAGGTGGCCACCTGGCTGGCGGAGCAGGCCGAGCCCCACACCGTCGTCCTCAGCGAGGCCACCTGGGAGCTGGTGCGCGCGACGTTCGAGACCGAGGCGCTCGGGTCCCGCCCCTACCGGGGCCTCTCGGGACCGCGGCCCCTGGGCCTCCACCGGGTGCTGCGCGAGCGGCCGACGACGTTCCGCTTCGAGCGGGCACTCGCCGCCGCCGGAGGCCTCACCCCACTGGTGGGGCGGGAGGACGAGCTGCGGCGGCTCCTCGCGTGCTGGAACGAGGCCCTGCGGGGAAAGGGCTCCTTCGTCCTCGTCAGCGGAGAGGCGGGCCTCGGCAAATCCCGGCTCATCCAGGAGCTGCACCAGCGGATGGGTGAGGAGCCGCGTGAGCACTTCCAGGCCCAGTGCTGGCCCCAGTCGAGCACCAGCGCCTTCCACCCCGCCATCGAGGTGCTGCGGCGCCTGTTCCCCTCGCGCGAGCTGTCACGGCTGGAGCCAGGCCTGTCCCCCGAACACACCTCGCTCCTCGTCCAGCTCCTCTCACAGCCCCTTCCCGAGGGACTCCCCGCTCCCCAGCTCTCGCCGGAGTGGCGCAAGGAGCGCACCCTCGAGGCCATCGCGGCACTGCTGGCGCGCGTGGCCCGTGAGCGGCCGGTGCTCGGCGTGGTGGAGGATCTGCACTGGGCGGACCCCTCCACGCTGGAGCTGCTCGGCTACCTCCTGGAGCGGGTGGAGAAGGAGCGCGTCCTCTTCGTCCTCAGCGCCCGGCCCGACTTCCACCCCACCTGGCCCCGCCGCCCCTGGATGCACACGCTCACGCTGGAGCGGCTGCCACCGGAGCTCACCGCGGCCCTGGTGCGCGAGTCCGCCCACGGCCATGCGCTGCCTCCGGCGCTGGTCGAACAGCTCGTGGCCCGGACGGACGGCGTCCCCCTCTTCGTGGAGGAGATGACGCGCATGGTGCTGGAGCATGGGACGCCCGGCTCCATCCCCATCACCCTCAACGAGCTGCTGCTGGCGAGGTTGGACCTGCTGCCCTCCCGGCAGAAGGCGCTGGCCCAGTCCTGCGCGGCGCTCGGGCGAGGCTTCTCGCACGCGCTGCTGACCGCGCTGACGCGGCAGAGGCAGAGTCCCGCCTCGCTGCGGCGCGATCTGGAAGGCCTGGTGGCCGCCGGGGTGCTGCAACCCCGCACCGAGGGCGACGGGCCCGGCTACCAGTTCCGCCATGCCCTCCTGCAGGACGCGGCGTGGCGCTCCCTGCCGCTCGGAGCGCGCCGGCGGCTCCACCAGCGCATCACCCAGGCCCTGCTGGAGCAGTCCCCCGAGGTGGCGGAGGCACAACCGGAGCTGCTCGCCCACCACTTCACCGAGGCCGGCGAGTACGCCCGGGCCCTGCCGTACTGGGAGCGGGCGGGACACGGCGCCAGCCTGCGCTCGGCCAACCAGGAGGCGGTGAGCCACTTCCGGCAGGCACTGCGGATGCTGCGCCTGTTGCCCGAGGAGCCGCGACGGCGCGAGCAGGAGCTGCGGCTGCTCATCGCCCTGGGGACGCCGCTGGCCCAGGTGCAGGGCTACCGCTCGGAGGAGGTGGAGCGGACGTACACGCGGGCGCGCGAGCTCATCCACCAGGTGGGCGAGGCGCTGCCGCGGCTGCGGCTGTCGTACTTCGGGCTCTTCGCCTACTTCTTCTCGCGGGCGGAGTACACGCTGGCGCACGAGCTCGCCGAGCAGCTCGTGGCCCGGGGCGAGCGCCACCA
This is a stretch of genomic DNA from Archangium violaceum. It encodes these proteins:
- a CDS encoding protein kinase domain-containing protein, yielding MPDNTGRNEGRDSLDIGFEDSDFGDELARAVAGGPSLLRLPTQGEQLGGPDGRRFQILEQLGGGSMGRVFRAWDTRLRREVALKFLLPRSHLGDEELASMLQQEARAIAQLAHANIVRLFDTSEWTGAPWEPRIPFLIMECLEGESLSSVLRREQRLEPRRALEIMSGIADGLAHAHEHHVIHRDMKPSNVFLTRQGEVKLLDFGLAWLLEEGAAPGFLDLPSAGTPAYMAPEQWRSEHQDERTDIWSAGVVLYEMLTGTLPYPTTTIPELRARVLSDEPIPPAREHRPELPREVEPLLATLLAKAPERRYQTAQELVEELRELTERLGYHGRRPRTVAAERRQVTLVSCQLSGLAGLAEALDTEGMGELEDAFQQRCAELVQLRGGSIALYLGDEVLACFGYPVAREEDSEHAVQVGLVLVRDIPAFLQRKLPQLPPGVLAPRVGIHTDQMTLGEHPREQGGQALLLQGEAPKVATWLAEQAEPHTVVLSEATWELVRATFETEALGSRPYRGLSGPRPLGLHRVLRERPTTFRFERALAAAGGLTPLVGREDELRRLLACWNEALRGKGSFVLVSGEAGLGKSRLIQELHQRMGEEPREHFQAQCWPQSSTSAFHPAIEVLRRLFPSRELSRLEPGLSPEHTSLLVQLLSQPLPEGLPAPQLSPEWRKERTLEAIAALLARVARERPVLGVVEDLHWADPSTLELLGYLLERVEKERVLFVLSARPDFHPTWPRRPWMHTLTLERLPPELTAALVRESAHGHALPPALVEQLVARTDGVPLFVEEMTRMVLEHGTPGSIPITLNELLLARLDLLPSRQKALAQSCAALGRGFSHALLTALTRQRQSPASLRRDLEGLVAAGVLQPRTEGDGPGYQFRHALLQDAAWRSLPLGARRRLHQRITQALLEQSPEVAEAQPELLAHHFTEAGEYARALPYWERAGHGASLRSANQEAVSHFRQALRMLRLLPEEPRRREQELRLLIALGTPLAQVQGYRSEEVERTYTRARELIHQVGEALPRLRLSYFGLFAYFFSRAEYTLAHELAEQLVARGERHQDGELLALGHRMMAVDCFIWGHMPAALKHVEKTLACSELPLEEQRAMAETQWINPRATALAIGAMVHSVLGREEEARQYSREALELARRIGHAHTSASVLTYLAVACQLRGEAECAMEWSEEAISLSNEHGFRAWRVWSTLIRIWALSETGDTKGRLALMREAMRGWEEPGIRAGQRHHDLGLLAGLYLKLGQPREALELTTEGLERAKKSGEHFYEAELHRLRGEALRALGHEPEARECFLRAVKVAREQGASAFERRALHELGVLPSEQPPA